One region of Oryza glaberrima chromosome 7, OglaRS2, whole genome shotgun sequence genomic DNA includes:
- the LOC127778482 gene encoding uncharacterized protein LOC127778482 isoform X1: MDSSAASAAAAAAAPVVLVTNDDGIDAPGLRFLVGQLVATRRFRVLVCAPDTDRSGVSHSITWRPALRCKRVDIDGATAFAASGTPADCASLGISGKLFDGLVPDLVVSGINVGNNCGCHVIYSGTVGGAREAFLYGIPSLAMSYDWVASQSSVNDLKVAAEVVMPLINTVMAEIKNGTYPQGSFLNIDIPTDAAHHKGYKITKQGRYMARIGWEQTVYKKPAVESYQTANMDVDSEKDSEVDTSSENDLLFKRVLVRRSYDEEEGDDIDHKCLVDGYITVTPLGALSRAEADVIPYYKACLSRDQDTFVAH, translated from the exons ATGGACTcctccgcggcgtcggcggcggcggcggcggcggcgccggtggtgctGGTGACGAACGACGACGGCATCGACGCGCCGGGGCTCCGCTTCCTCGTCGGCCAGCTCGTCGCCACCCGCCGCTTCCGCGTCCTCGTCTGCGCGCCCGACAC AGACAGGTCAGGTGTTAGCCACTCCATCACATGGCGCCCTGCACTCCGCTGTAAACGAGTTGATATAGATGGTGCTACAGCATTTGCAGCCTCAG GGACTCCTGCTGACTGTGCTTCTTTAGGCATATCTGGGAAGCTCTTTGATGGTTTGGTTCCTGATCTG GTAGTCAGTGGAATCAATGTTGGCAACAATTGTGGATGCCATGT TATCTATTCTGGAACAGTTGGCGGTGCTAGGGAGGCATTCTTGTACGGGATTCCTTCATTAGCCATGTCATATGATTG GGTCGCAAGTCAGAGCAGTGTTAACGACCTCAAAGTAGCTGCAGAGGTTGTTATGCCTCTGATAAATACTGTGATGGCTGAGATAAAGAATGGGACATATCCTCAAGGATCATTCTTGAATATAGATATACCAACTGATGCTGCACACCACAAG GGATACAAAATTACAAAGCAAGGAAGGTATATGGCCAGAATTGGTTGGGAGCAAACAGTTTATAAGAAGCCTGCGGTAGAAAGTTACCAGACAGCAAACATGGATGTTGACAGTGAAAAGGACAGTGAAGTAGATACTTCATCAGAGAATGACCTATTGTTTAAAAGAGTG CTTGTGAGGCGAAGTTATGAtgaagaggaaggggatgatATCGACCACAAGTGCCTTGTAGATGGATAT ATTACTGTTACCCCTTTGGGAGCTCTATCCCGCGCAGAAGCTGATGTCATACCATACTACAAAGCTTGCTTGTCAC GTGATCAGGATACTTTTGTGGCCCACTAA
- the LOC127778482 gene encoding uncharacterized protein LOC127778482 isoform X2 gives MDSSAASAAAAAAAPVVLVTNDDGIDAPGLRFLVGQLVATRRFRVLVCAPDTDRSGVSHSITWRPALRCKRVDIDGATAFAASGTPADCASLGISGKLFDGLVPDLVVSGINVGNNCGCHVIYSGTVGGAREAFLYGIPSLAMSYDWVASQSSVNDLKVAAEVVMPLINTVMAEIKNGTYPQGSFLNIDIPTDAAHHKGYKITKQGRYMARIGWEQTVYKKPAVESYQTANMDVDSEKDSEVDTSSENDLLFKRVLVRRSYDEEEGDDIDHKCLVDGYITVTPLGALSRAEADVIPYYKACLSRL, from the exons ATGGACTcctccgcggcgtcggcggcggcggcggcggcggcgccggtggtgctGGTGACGAACGACGACGGCATCGACGCGCCGGGGCTCCGCTTCCTCGTCGGCCAGCTCGTCGCCACCCGCCGCTTCCGCGTCCTCGTCTGCGCGCCCGACAC AGACAGGTCAGGTGTTAGCCACTCCATCACATGGCGCCCTGCACTCCGCTGTAAACGAGTTGATATAGATGGTGCTACAGCATTTGCAGCCTCAG GGACTCCTGCTGACTGTGCTTCTTTAGGCATATCTGGGAAGCTCTTTGATGGTTTGGTTCCTGATCTG GTAGTCAGTGGAATCAATGTTGGCAACAATTGTGGATGCCATGT TATCTATTCTGGAACAGTTGGCGGTGCTAGGGAGGCATTCTTGTACGGGATTCCTTCATTAGCCATGTCATATGATTG GGTCGCAAGTCAGAGCAGTGTTAACGACCTCAAAGTAGCTGCAGAGGTTGTTATGCCTCTGATAAATACTGTGATGGCTGAGATAAAGAATGGGACATATCCTCAAGGATCATTCTTGAATATAGATATACCAACTGATGCTGCACACCACAAG GGATACAAAATTACAAAGCAAGGAAGGTATATGGCCAGAATTGGTTGGGAGCAAACAGTTTATAAGAAGCCTGCGGTAGAAAGTTACCAGACAGCAAACATGGATGTTGACAGTGAAAAGGACAGTGAAGTAGATACTTCATCAGAGAATGACCTATTGTTTAAAAGAGTG CTTGTGAGGCGAAGTTATGAtgaagaggaaggggatgatATCGACCACAAGTGCCTTGTAGATGGATAT ATTACTGTTACCCCTTTGGGAGCTCTATCCCGCGCAGAAGCTGATGTCATACCATACTACAAAGCTTGCTTGTCACGTct GTGA
- the LOC127780101 gene encoding zeta-carotene desaturase, chloroplastic/chromoplastic → MAMAATSRAPSTLAPASFSAAGGSRRRRRCPNPRVRVGVGVRCSLDSNVSDMAVNAPKGLFPPEPEHYRGPKLKVAIIGAGLAGMSTAVELLDQGHEVDLYESRPFIGGKVGSFVDRKGNHIEMGLHVFFGCYSNLFRLMKKVGADNNLLVKEHTHTFVNKGGTIGELDFRFPVGAPLHGIQAFLRTNQLKVYDKARNAVALALSPVVRALVDPDGALQQVRDLDDVSFSDWFLSKGGTRESITRMWDPVAYALGFIDCDNISARCMLTIFTLFATKTEASLLRMLKGSPDVYLSGPIKKYITDRGGRFHLRWGCREVLYDKSPDGETYVKGLLLSKATSREIIKADAYVAACDVPGIKRLLPSEWRQWDTFDNIYKLDGVPVVTVQLRYNGWVTELQDLEKSRQLKKAVGLDNLLYTPDADFSCFSDLALSSPADYYIEGQGSLIQAVLTPGDPYMPLPNEEIISKVQKQVLELFPSSRGLELTWSSVVKIGQSLYRESPGNDPFRPDQKTPVKNFFLSGSYTKQDYIDSMEGATLSGRRTAAYICGAGEELLALRKKLIVDDSEKARGKVEALQTS, encoded by the exons ATGGCCATGGCTGCCACGTCCCGCGCGCCGTCCACGCTGGCCCCGGCGTcgttctccgccgccggcggcagcaggaggcggcgccggtgcccgAATCCCAGGGtgcgggtgggggtgggggtgcgGTGCTCGCTCGACAGCAACGTCTCCGACATGGCCGTCAACG CTCCGAAAGGATTGTtcccgccggagccggagcacTACAGGGGGCCGAAGCTGAAGGTGGCCATCATAGGGGCCGGCCTCGCCGGCATGTCCACCGCGGTGGAGCTCTTGGACCAGGGCCATGAG GTTGATCTGTACGAGTCCCGGCCGTTTATCGGCGGCAAAGTCGGTTCTTTTGTGGATAGGAAAGGGAACCATATCGAGATGGGGCTGCACGTGTTCTTCGGGTGTTACAGCAATCTTTTCCGCCTTATGAAGAAG GTTGGAGCTGATAATAATCTGCTAGTGAAGGAGCATACCCATACATTTGTAAATAAAGGAGGCACGATTGGTG AACTTGATTTTCGGTTTCCTGTGGGAGCTCCGTTACATGGTATCCAAGCATTCCTACGAACTAACCAACTCAAG GTTTATGATAAAGCAAGAAATGCCGTTGCTCTTGCTCTAAGCCCAGTTGTTCGAGCTCTTGTTGATCCAGATGGTGCATTGCAGCAAGTACGGGATTTGGATGAT GTAAGTTTCAGCGATTGGTTCTTGTCCAAAGGTGGTACTCGAGAGAGCATCACAAGGATGTGGGATCCTGTTGCCTATGCTCTTGGTTTCATTGACTGTGATAATATCAGTGCACGTTGCATGCTTACCATTTTCACTCTGTTTGCCACAAAAACAGAGGCATCTTTATTACGCATGCTAAAGGGTTCACCTGATGTTTATCTGAGTGGTCCAATAAAGAAGTACATAACAGACAGGGGTGGTAG GTTTCACCTGAGGTGGGGATGTAGGGAGGTTCTCTATGATAAGTCACCTGATGGGGAAACCTATGTTAAAGGCCTTCTCCTATCCAAG GCTACAAGTAGAGAGATAATCAAAGCAGATGCATATGTCGCAG CTTGTGATGTCCCGGGGATCAAAAGACTTTTACCTTCTGAATGGAGGCAATGGGATACATTTGACAACATCTACAAGTTAGATGGTGTTCCTGTAGTCACAGTACAGCTTCGTTATAATGGATGGGTTACAGAACTTCAAGATTTGGAGAAATCAAG ACAACTGAAAAAGGCAGTTGGCTTGGATAATCTTCTCTACACTCCAGATGcagatttttcatgtttttcagACCTTGCACTTTCATCTCCTGCTGACTACTACATTGAAGGACAAGGTTCCTTGATCCA AGCTGTGCTAACCCCTGGCGATCCTTACATGCCATTGCCGAATGAGGAGATAATTAGCAAGGTTCAAAAGCAG GTCTTAGAATTGTTCCCGTCATCACGAGGCTTGGAACTTACATGGTCGAGTGTGGTGAAAATCGGTCAATCATTGTACCGCGAGTCACCAGGAAATGATCCATTTAGACCTGATCAAAAGACACCGGTTAAAAACTTCTTCCTGTCTGGCTCTTACACAAAACAG GACTACATTGACAGCATGGAAGGGGCAACTCTCTCAGGCAGGAGAACCGCGGCCTACATCTGTGGTGCAGGAGAGGAGCTGCTCGCCCTCCGAAAGAAGCTCATTGTCGACGACAGCGAGAAGGCCAGGGGTAAGGTCGAGGCCCTTCAGACAAGCTGA